A genomic region of Noviherbaspirillum sp. L7-7A contains the following coding sequences:
- the ssb gene encoding single-stranded DNA-binding protein, translating into MASVNKVIIVGNLGRDPETRYMPSGDAMTSITVATTDTWKDKATGEKKEQTEWHRISFFGKLAEIAGQYLKKGSQVYIEGSLRTRKYTDKDGVEKYATDIRADTMQMLGSRQGMGGGAGAGGGMDDGGYGSAPPARQNAGGGSGGGGGGGGSRPAPRPAPNFSDMDDDIPF; encoded by the coding sequence ATGGCTTCGGTCAACAAGGTCATCATCGTTGGCAATCTCGGGCGCGACCCGGAGACCCGCTACATGCCCAGCGGCGACGCAATGACGTCGATCACCGTCGCAACCACCGACACCTGGAAGGACAAGGCCACCGGTGAAAAGAAGGAACAGACCGAGTGGCACCGCATCAGCTTCTTCGGCAAGCTCGCCGAGATCGCCGGCCAGTACCTGAAGAAGGGCAGCCAGGTCTATATCGAAGGCTCGCTGCGCACCCGCAAGTACACCGACAAGGATGGCGTCGAGAAATACGCAACCGACATCCGCGCCGACACCATGCAGATGCTGGGCAGCCGCCAGGGCATGGGCGGCGGCGCAGGCGCCGGCGGCGGCATGGATGACGGCGGCTATGGCAGCGCGCCGCCGGCACGCCAGAACGCCGGTGGCGGTAGTGGCGGTGGCGGTGGTGGCGGCGGCAGCCGTCCTGCGCCGCGCCCGGCGCCGAACTTTTCAGATATGGATGACGATATTCCGTTCTGA
- a CDS encoding DUF748 domain-containing protein — translation MKSQQNKHGRLASIAGSKPVLAVGALALTYLAGGLFIVPALLKWQLPEQAQSRLGATLSLGHVYFNPLTLTLEMGDVSLRTVREGTLLAADKLRADFEFSSLFRRAWTFTDIQLEQPSLRLEFDKDGTLNLQPLLAALKQPDAKPEQAPARLLVRRLGVKNGRVDVADQRLEQQLIARINPITLEATNIGTLSPDSGSWQLSARSEAGEVLRAGGTLGLQPFSLNGNLDLAGLQAGTLARALHTRLPLGDVAGTLGLSGKYSAAIREGALHAALDQVELTLAGFAAMVDRQAIALASARLALPQAKWSPAAHGMQLTLTEPALTLGAASLSSGADRLQLPEASLGMRQLLASVGDATALTLEGAAFAVPRLQWKQAGGSIDATAPSLKVERLALRLSGGSMEAQADSAALSMASLAQQAAGQTVRTGAVSLTSRQIQSRRKEGDRAGLSAQMLAARLDAAGVAVGAAGRPGARYSLAQGSSAADTLTLSLPGSGPDVSADGLSASLKKLVISESRQAGELAHADDVQLRGATVRLAERRLDLGSLALAGGAAQVRFDKDGSLNWTGPATPAPVTDTTRQPDRKSAAKSAKPTRSAKPTKPADSTKPAEPTKSAKPANSAEPTTSAKPTRPGDAPAAAPWRVTASKLALREFSLAYADARQEPPLAFRVDDIAATMNEFDTGAAGPARLQASGRSGGGTLQAEGSIGLSTGAGDLGIRAAGLPLAMLQPYLTEAARLALTGGTLSGAGRLRFGDAQGPKLSYTGTASLDKVAIEETAPRRHFMSWDAVAASDMRLTLSPNRLEIGQLRIAGPVGELIIAEDQSVNLARVLKRKPEAAGQAAAAKGGSAPAAPGQEGDAFPVSIARLRVERGVLTFADFSQQPQFSTRMHHLQGVMTGLSSAPGSRARLQFNAAIADYGDARIEGSMNPFKPAYATDVRMNFRNVDLSALTPYVVRFAGYRVSAGTLSMDLRYQVRENRLVGDNRFVLNKVQLGEKVDSPTAMDLPLKLALSLLEDENGVINIGVPVTGDLQNPQFSFGAVARRAIGNVLRSVVTAPFRALASLFGGSGEKLDTIDFEAGSAELAPPEQQKLAKLGQGLAKRPNVRLLVHPAVDAGQDAQALRSVEARRLLLARMGVRLAPGEDPGPIDTASVAAQKAISSLYAERYPGPLPKPPADQTADAWYGQLLDKVIAAQPLLQDALARLSQARGDAVRRQLEEAALPAQRVALGGAEASSGGTATRLELAPL, via the coding sequence ATGAAATCCCAGCAAAACAAGCATGGACGCCTGGCCAGCATTGCCGGCAGCAAGCCGGTGCTGGCGGTCGGGGCGCTGGCGCTGACCTATCTGGCGGGCGGCCTGTTCATCGTGCCGGCGCTGCTCAAGTGGCAGCTGCCCGAGCAGGCGCAGAGCCGGCTGGGCGCCACGCTGAGCCTGGGGCATGTCTATTTCAATCCGCTGACACTGACGCTCGAAATGGGCGATGTCAGCCTGCGCACGGTGCGCGAAGGCACATTGCTGGCCGCCGACAAGCTGCGCGCCGACTTTGAATTTTCCAGCCTGTTCCGCCGCGCCTGGACCTTTACCGACATCCAGCTCGAGCAGCCCAGCCTGCGCCTCGAATTCGACAAGGACGGCACGCTCAACCTGCAGCCGCTGCTGGCGGCGCTGAAGCAGCCCGACGCCAAGCCGGAACAGGCGCCGGCACGGCTGCTGGTGCGGCGCCTGGGCGTGAAGAACGGCCGGGTCGACGTGGCTGACCAGCGCCTGGAACAGCAGCTCATCGCCCGCATCAACCCCATCACGCTGGAGGCAACGAACATCGGCACGCTGTCGCCGGACAGCGGCAGCTGGCAGCTGTCGGCGCGCAGCGAGGCGGGCGAGGTGCTGCGCGCCGGCGGCACGCTCGGGCTGCAGCCGTTCTCGCTGAATGGCAACCTGGACCTGGCCGGCCTGCAGGCGGGCACCCTGGCGCGCGCGCTGCATACCCGGCTGCCGCTGGGGGATGTGGCAGGCACGCTGGGCCTGTCGGGCAAGTACAGCGCGGCCATCAGGGAGGGCGCGCTGCATGCGGCGCTGGACCAGGTCGAACTGACCCTGGCCGGCTTCGCCGCCATGGTGGATCGCCAGGCCATTGCGCTGGCGTCGGCCCGGCTGGCCTTGCCGCAGGCAAAGTGGTCGCCTGCGGCCCACGGCATGCAACTGACCCTGACCGAGCCCGCGCTGACGCTGGGCGCGGCCAGCCTGTCCAGCGGCGCCGACCGCCTGCAGTTGCCCGAGGCCAGCCTGGGCATGCGCCAACTCCTGGCCAGCGTGGGCGACGCCACCGCGCTGACGCTGGAAGGCGCCGCGTTCGCAGTGCCCCGTTTGCAATGGAAACAGGCCGGCGGCAGCATCGATGCCACCGCGCCATCGCTGAAAGTGGAACGGCTTGCGCTGCGCCTCTCAGGCGGTTCGATGGAGGCGCAGGCCGACAGCGCCGCGCTGTCAATGGCCAGCCTGGCGCAACAGGCTGCCGGCCAGACAGTGCGCACCGGCGCCGTCAGCCTGACTTCGCGCCAGATCCAGTCCCGCCGCAAGGAAGGCGACAGGGCGGGCTTGTCGGCGCAGATGCTGGCGGCCAGGCTGGATGCGGCCGGCGTTGCCGTCGGCGCAGCCGGACGTCCGGGCGCGCGCTACAGCCTGGCCCAGGGCAGCAGCGCGGCCGACACGCTGACCCTGTCCTTGCCCGGGTCCGGACCGGATGTCAGCGCCGACGGCCTGTCGGCAAGCCTGAAGAAGCTGGTGATCAGCGAGTCGCGCCAGGCTGGCGAACTGGCGCATGCGGACGATGTGCAGCTCCGGGGCGCAACAGTGCGGCTGGCCGAGCGACGCCTTGATCTCGGCAGCCTGGCGCTGGCCGGTGGCGCCGCCCAGGTGCGCTTCGACAAGGATGGCAGCCTGAACTGGACCGGACCGGCAACGCCCGCACCTGTGACTGACACGACCCGCCAGCCGGATCGGAAGTCCGCAGCCAAGTCCGCAAAGCCCACCAGGTCTGCCAAGCCAACCAAGCCTGCAGACTCAACCAAGCCTGCCGAGCCAACCAAATCTGCTAAACCAGCCAACTCTGCCGAGCCAACCACGTCCGCCAAGCCTACGCGACCCGGTGACGCGCCCGCCGCGGCACCGTGGCGGGTCACCGCCAGCAAGCTGGCCCTGCGCGAATTCAGTCTGGCCTATGCCGATGCCCGCCAGGAACCGCCGCTGGCGTTCAGGGTGGATGACATCGCCGCCACCATGAACGAGTTCGATACCGGCGCTGCCGGCCCGGCGCGGCTGCAGGCATCGGGCCGCAGCGGCGGCGGCACGCTGCAGGCGGAAGGAAGCATCGGCCTGTCCACCGGCGCCGGCGACCTCGGCATCCGCGCCGCCGGCCTGCCGCTGGCGATGCTGCAACCCTACCTGACCGAAGCGGCCCGGCTCGCGCTGACCGGCGGCACCCTGTCCGGCGCCGGCCGGCTGCGCTTTGGCGACGCGCAGGGCCCGAAGCTGAGCTACACCGGCACCGCATCGCTGGACAAGGTGGCGATCGAGGAAACCGCGCCGCGCCGGCATTTCATGTCCTGGGATGCGGTGGCCGCGAGCGACATGCGTCTGACGCTTTCGCCGAACCGGCTCGAGATTGGCCAGCTGCGCATCGCCGGCCCGGTGGGTGAGCTGATCATTGCCGAAGACCAGAGCGTGAACCTGGCCCGCGTGCTGAAGCGAAAGCCGGAAGCCGCCGGACAGGCCGCCGCGGCCAAAGGCGGGAGTGCGCCTGCCGCGCCGGGCCAGGAGGGCGACGCCTTCCCGGTGTCCATCGCCCGGCTGCGGGTCGAGCGCGGCGTGCTCACCTTTGCCGACTTCAGCCAGCAGCCGCAGTTCAGCACCCGCATGCACCATCTGCAGGGCGTGATGACCGGCCTGTCCAGCGCGCCGGGCAGCCGTGCCCGGCTGCAGTTCAATGCCGCCATCGCCGACTATGGCGATGCCCGCATCGAGGGCAGCATGAATCCGTTCAAGCCCGCCTATGCCACCGATGTGCGCATGAACTTCCGCAATGTCGACCTGTCCGCGCTCACGCCTTACGTGGTGCGCTTTGCCGGCTATCGCGTCAGCGCCGGCACGCTGTCGATGGACCTGCGCTACCAGGTCAGGGAGAACCGGCTGGTGGGGGACAACCGCTTCGTGCTCAACAAGGTGCAGCTGGGTGAAAAGGTCGACAGCCCGACCGCAATGGACCTGCCGCTGAAGCTGGCGCTGTCGCTGCTGGAAGACGAGAACGGCGTGATCAATATCGGCGTGCCTGTCACCGGCGACCTGCAGAATCCGCAGTTCAGCTTTGGCGCGGTGGCGCGCCGCGCCATCGGCAATGTGCTGCGCAGCGTGGTCACCGCGCCGTTTCGCGCGCTTGCCTCGCTGTTTGGCGGCAGCGGCGAGAAGCTCGACACCATCGACTTCGAGGCGGGCAGCGCGGAACTGGCGCCGCCCGAGCAGCAGAAGCTGGCCAAGCTGGGACAAGGCCTGGCGAAACGGCCCAATGTGCGGCTGCTGGTGCATCCCGCAGTCGACGCCGGGCAGGATGCGCAAGCGCTGAGGTCGGTGGAGGCGCGACGCCTGCTGCTGGCGCGCATGGGTGTGCGCCTGGCGCCGGGTGAGGATCCCGGTCCTATCGACACCGCCAGCGTCGCTGCGCAGAAAGCCATTTCTTCCCTATATGCCGAACGCTATCCCGGCCCGCTGCCCAAGCCGCCGGCCGACCAGACCGCCGACGCCTGGTATGGGCAATTGCTGGACAAGGTGATTGCCGCGCAGCCGCTGCTACAGGATGCGCTGGCGCGGTTGAGCCAGGCGCGCGGCGACGCGGTACGGCGGCAGCTCGAAGAAGCGGCGCTGCCGGCGCAGCGGGTGGCGCTGGGTGGAGCCGAAGCATCATCGGGCGGCACGGCGACCCGGCTGGAACTTGCGCCGCTCTAG